The Clostridiisalibacter paucivorans DSM 22131 genome includes a window with the following:
- a CDS encoding DUF5698 domain-containing protein, whose amino-acid sequence MTQSIILTLIGLFLVTALTNILATLKSILLAKNIMNPVYFLVFIDAIIFATVLGKVTNSKGFHFAIAYALGKTLGVFIGGKIEERLALGILEVDIFFNNKGKMIEIAEKLREAGYTVNNFLARGNNGDRRYKVEVVIKRKEFKILGDIMYECGVTDPTLKIKNLNKVGGKITTTKIKVT is encoded by the coding sequence ATGACACAGAGTATAATATTAACACTTATCGGATTGTTTTTGGTAACGGCACTGACTAATATCTTAGCAACATTAAAAAGTATATTACTTGCAAAGAATATTATGAATCCAGTATATTTCTTAGTATTTATAGATGCTATCATTTTTGCAACAGTCCTTGGGAAAGTAACTAATTCAAAAGGTTTCCATTTTGCAATTGCATATGCATTGGGAAAAACACTAGGGGTTTTTATTGGTGGTAAAATCGAAGAACGACTTGCTTTAGGAATTTTGGAAGTAGATATATTTTTCAATAACAAGGGCAAGATGATTGAGATAGCAGAAAAGCTTAGAGAAGCAGGATATACAGTTAATAATTTCTTAGCAAGAGGAAATAATGGTGATAGAAGATATAAGGTAGAGGTAGTTATAAAAAGAAAAGAGTTCAAAATACTAGGAGATATCATGTATGAGTGTGGTGTAACAGACCCAACTTTAAAGATCAAGAATTTGAATAAAGTTGGAGGTAAAATAACTACTACAAAAATAAAAGTCACCTAA
- a CDS encoding ABC transporter permease, with amino-acid sequence MKIKEYIIMAFSNLRKRRARTFLTSFAISIGVMLIITMLSLGKGVENLIINSLEEFNTVNIISLLPQEYENSKKDDDNNLKSDYKVITENVLKKIANRKEVKDLVVEVSADAKELRIGEKRVEINGFSGIDTNYNVYSDLTLQSARKKENDENLPLLLGGNLIKNPKSHEAVVTESLMKKFDFNKPDEILGKEIDIISDRSQSGIKEEPLITRVKIVGVVNGKVDSSESLFTSIVVSDKVNKFLNRNDKYVYEITGPSNVSVNVKNAQDVKNINNYIKKELGYDTFSMEGIAEIIKLIFTVIKTFLAIGGVIILLVASLGVINTMFMAIYERTRSIGVMKAVGASSSDIKSIFLVESGTIGFLGGILGTIFSIINIQLVKSISIMMLKSKGIEDVEFLKDIFISPVSICIITILFSIIVTILAGLYPSSRAAKLDPIEAIKHE; translated from the coding sequence ATGAAAATTAAAGAATATATAATAATGGCATTTTCAAATTTACGTAAAAGAAGAGCTCGAACTTTTTTAACATCATTTGCAATTTCAATTGGTGTTATGTTAATTATAACCATGTTATCCCTGGGAAAAGGTGTTGAAAATCTAATTATTAATTCTTTAGAAGAATTTAATACTGTAAATATAATCTCATTATTACCACAGGAGTATGAAAACTCCAAAAAAGATGATGATAATAATTTGAAATCTGACTACAAAGTTATTACGGAGAATGTATTGAAAAAAATTGCAAATAGGAAAGAAGTAAAGGATTTAGTAGTTGAAGTTAGTGCTGATGCCAAAGAATTGAGAATTGGAGAAAAAAGGGTTGAAATAAATGGCTTTAGCGGAATAGATACGAATTATAATGTGTATTCAGATCTAACTTTACAATCTGCAAGAAAAAAAGAGAACGATGAAAATTTGCCACTCTTACTAGGAGGAAATTTAATTAAAAACCCTAAGTCCCATGAAGCTGTAGTGACTGAATCTCTGATGAAAAAATTTGATTTTAATAAGCCAGATGAAATCTTAGGAAAAGAAATCGATATTATATCAGACAGAAGTCAGAGTGGAATCAAAGAAGAGCCATTAATAACAAGGGTAAAAATTGTTGGAGTTGTAAATGGTAAAGTCGATTCTTCAGAAAGTTTATTCACAAGTATAGTAGTTTCTGATAAAGTAAATAAGTTTTTAAATAGAAACGATAAATATGTATATGAAATAACAGGTCCTTCGAATGTATCTGTTAATGTTAAAAATGCACAAGATGTAAAAAATATTAATAATTATATAAAAAAAGAACTTGGGTACGATACTTTTTCAATGGAAGGCATTGCAGAAATTATAAAACTAATATTCACAGTTATAAAAACCTTTTTGGCAATTGGTGGCGTTATTATTCTTTTAGTTGCTTCTCTAGGTGTTATAAATACAATGTTTATGGCAATTTATGAAAGAACAAGATCAATAGGAGTTATGAAAGCTGTAGGGGCTTCAAGTAGTGATATTAAATCAATTTTTCTTGTAGAATCTGGAACAATTGGATTTCTTGGAGGTATTTTAGGAACTATCTTTTCAATAATAAATATTCAGTTAGTTAAGAGTATATCGATAATGATGTTAAAATCAAAGGGTATAGAAGATGTAGAGTTTCTAAAAGATATTTTCATATCACCAGTATCAATCTGTATAATTACAATATTATTTTCCATTATTGTTACTATACTCGCAGGACTTTATCCATCATCAAGGGCTGCAAAACTTGACCCTATTGAAGCTATTAAACACGAATAA
- a CDS encoding helix-turn-helix domain-containing protein: MNKAYRFRIYTNDVQKNLIESTFGCIRFVYNYVLNQRIETYRTERKSIGYINNKTSLYLRI; the protein is encoded by the coding sequence ATGAATAAAGCATATAGATTTAGAATATATACAAACGATGTTCAAAAGAATCTGATAGAAAGTACATTTGGATGTATTAGATTTGTATATAATTACGTCCTAAATCAGAGAATTGAAACATATAGAACTGAAAGAAAGAGTATAGGATATATAAACAACAAAACCAGCTTATATCTGAGAATATAA
- a CDS encoding NARF domain-containing protein, with the protein MHKSCPCYSLWGFIKKNFKFIILLLLVLVFSIYNIYSIKSMEREVKDTINEYDATMEDINTKIEEKDQELINEFYKLRLDWTNEKIALETKKGEVGRDIYRIYIYGGVFIMLGSLGIWTRLKQIIEKIVEDFTGEDIRTIQSIMNEHKKEVKIKKSSRILMLAEENEINQQTKLFLYNMGFKHITTKNINNKSSEEDYDLIFINNEDGNIAKQDKDLEREVGNIVKKYGKDTLYFYYNKNIRLDLHYDGIKKNFANSEFTLYERLIETLWAYDKLSFTVKTTAE; encoded by the coding sequence ATGCATAAAAGTTGTCCTTGTTATAGTCTATGGGGATTTATTAAGAAAAATTTTAAGTTTATAATTTTATTATTATTAGTTTTGGTTTTTAGTATATATAATATATATAGTATAAAATCTATGGAAAGAGAAGTAAAAGATACAATTAATGAATATGATGCGACTATGGAAGATATAAATACTAAAATAGAGGAAAAGGATCAGGAATTAATAAATGAATTTTATAAATTAAGGCTTGATTGGACGAATGAAAAAATTGCACTTGAAACTAAGAAGGGTGAGGTTGGTAGGGATATATATAGGATATATATTTATGGAGGAGTATTTATAATGTTAGGAAGTTTAGGTATCTGGACAAGATTAAAACAAATAATAGAAAAAATTGTAGAGGATTTTACTGGTGAAGACATTCGTACTATACAGAGCATTATGAATGAACATAAGAAGGAAGTTAAGATTAAGAAAAGCAGTAGAATATTGATGTTAGCTGAAGAAAATGAAATTAATCAACAAACTAAGCTTTTTTTATATAATATGGGTTTTAAGCATATTACAACAAAAAATATTAATAATAAATCTTCTGAAGAAGACTATGATTTAATATTTATAAATAATGAAGATGGTAATATTGCAAAACAAGACAAAGATCTAGAAAGAGAAGTAGGAAATATAGTAAAAAAATATGGTAAGGATACTTTATACTTTTACTATAACAAGAATATAAGATTAGATTTACATTATGATGGTATTAAGAAAAATTTTGCAAATAGTGAATTTACCTTATATGAGCGCTTAATAGAGACTTTATGGGCTTATGATAAGCTATCATTTACTGTAAAAACTACAGCAGAATGA
- the trhA gene encoding PAQR family membrane homeostasis protein TrhA, whose protein sequence is MNKFKKIIVRKHFSLGEELAHSISHGIGMLLGITALILFAIKSKKVNNTLYTVSMMIYSISLIILYANSMFYHAFPEGKVKNIFERLDHSSVYLLIAGTYTPLCLIVIGGMKGLVVCSILWGIAIFGVILKAIWIEKFVKIHVLIYLTMGWIIIFFVGTIFKTLTSIGFILLFLGGLFYSIGVLFFVFSWFKYHHFVWHLFVLAGSILLFFSIYIYI, encoded by the coding sequence ATGAATAAGTTTAAGAAAATAATTGTTAGAAAGCACTTTTCTCTTGGAGAAGAACTTGCTCACTCTATTTCTCATGGAATCGGGATGCTATTAGGAATTACAGCTTTGATTTTATTTGCAATAAAAAGCAAAAAAGTTAATAATACCTTATATACAGTCAGTATGATGATATATTCAATTTCACTTATTATACTTTATGCTAATTCCATGTTTTACCATGCATTTCCAGAGGGAAAAGTAAAGAATATATTTGAACGGTTGGACCATTCCTCTGTTTATTTATTAATTGCTGGAACATACACACCATTGTGTTTGATTGTAATCGGTGGCATGAAGGGGTTAGTAGTTTGTAGTATTCTATGGGGGATTGCTATATTTGGTGTTATTCTTAAAGCAATATGGATTGAAAAATTTGTTAAAATACATGTCCTTATATATCTAACAATGGGGTGGATTATTATTTTCTTTGTAGGGACTATTTTTAAAACATTAACCTCAATAGGATTTATATTATTATTTTTAGGGGGATTGTTTTATAGTATTGGTGTTTTGTTCTTTGTATTTAGTTGGTTCAAATATCATCACTTTGTATGGCATCTCTTTGTACTTGCTGGAAGCATATTACTTTTTTTCTCTATATATATTTATATATAA
- a CDS encoding GGDEF domain-containing protein produces the protein MGNEKIAPIIYKENNKVKGVVVDIVKELGKKIGRSVKVEAMNWEKAQNKVLSGEADALLQINPSPEREKLYDFSSELLKSEFSIFKKAKNININDIYDLNDKRVGIESVGYPFYLLEKYNNTDIVIIPDWISGFEMIDSGALDALVVDRWIGEYELAKSKVSEIQVIEQPIEIMYSRIAVREGNEELLNLINKGLEEMKNDGTMDQILSQWRGKKVVYFTEEELRRVFYYTVLGILILIILGAILLVLKLRRINRQLELKVTERTKELYEVNEQLRKMSMIDGLTNISNRRCFDDFFKKTWRTCLRKKLPLSLIVLDIDCFKQYNDNYGHLAGDYCLKSIANILKTSVKCQEDAVARFGGEEFIVMLFNTPEEGAMMFAEDIRKRIEKSVIIYEDNKTSVTASLGVATIIPNEDLNSIDLIEFADQAMYQAKNTGRNKTIMANL, from the coding sequence GTGGGCAACGAAAAAATTGCTCCTATTATTTATAAAGAAAACAATAAAGTCAAAGGGGTAGTTGTGGACATCGTAAAAGAACTAGGTAAAAAAATTGGGCGCAGTGTGAAAGTTGAAGCTATGAACTGGGAAAAAGCTCAAAATAAAGTACTGTCAGGAGAAGCAGATGCATTACTTCAAATCAATCCAAGTCCAGAAAGAGAAAAATTGTACGATTTTTCATCTGAATTATTAAAATCTGAATTTTCAATATTTAAAAAAGCTAAGAATATAAACATTAATGATATATATGATTTAAATGATAAAAGGGTGGGCATCGAATCAGTAGGATATCCATTCTACTTATTGGAAAAATATAACAATACCGATATAGTAATTATACCGGACTGGATTTCTGGCTTTGAAATGATAGATTCTGGTGCATTAGATGCATTAGTTGTTGATAGATGGATCGGCGAATATGAGTTAGCTAAGAGTAAAGTTAGTGAAATACAAGTTATAGAGCAACCTATAGAAATCATGTATTCTCGTATAGCTGTAAGAGAAGGTAACGAAGAACTTTTAAATCTGATTAATAAGGGATTAGAAGAAATGAAAAATGATGGCACGATGGATCAAATATTAAGCCAGTGGAGAGGAAAAAAAGTTGTCTATTTTACGGAAGAAGAACTAAGAAGAGTTTTTTACTATACAGTGCTTGGTATCCTTATTTTAATTATATTAGGTGCTATACTTCTAGTACTAAAACTTCGAAGAATAAATCGACAGCTTGAATTAAAGGTAACAGAAAGAACAAAAGAACTATATGAAGTAAATGAACAATTAAGAAAAATGTCCATGATAGATGGACTTACTAATATATCTAATAGAAGGTGTTTTGATGATTTCTTCAAGAAAACTTGGAGAACTTGTTTAAGAAAAAAGCTACCTTTATCTCTAATTGTATTAGATATTGATTGTTTCAAACAATATAATGATAATTATGGACATCTTGCAGGTGATTATTGTTTGAAAAGCATTGCCAATATCCTAAAAACTTCTGTGAAATGCCAAGAAGATGCAGTTGCACGTTTTGGTGGAGAGGAATTTATAGTTATGTTATTTAATACACCAGAAGAAGGTGCAATGATGTTTGCTGAAGATATAAGAAAGAGGATAGAAAAATCAGTCATTATTTATGAAGATAATAAGACCAGTGTTACTGCCAGTTTAGGAGTTGCTACAATAATTCCAAATGAAGATTTAAATTCCATTGATTTAATAGAATTTGCTGATCAAGCAATGTATCAAGCCAAAAATACTGGACGGAACAAAACCATAATGGCAAACTTATAA
- a CDS encoding secondary thiamine-phosphate synthase enzyme YjbQ, which translates to MELRINLKEEGMRMGTNLVKFSIFTKKLQQFIDITDFIDEAVIQSKVQNGIAVIYCPHTTGGITINENADPDVVKDMIRALNKIFPIEGDYRHFEGNSHAHLKSSYMGVQKTIIINEGKPLLGTWQGVYFCEFDGPRKREVFIKIIEDKK; encoded by the coding sequence ATGGAACTTAGAATAAATTTAAAAGAAGAAGGTATGAGAATGGGCACTAATTTAGTTAAATTTTCAATTTTCACAAAAAAACTTCAACAATTTATAGATATCACAGATTTTATTGACGAGGCAGTGATACAATCAAAAGTTCAAAATGGCATTGCAGTGATTTATTGTCCTCATACTACAGGGGGGATAACAATCAATGAAAATGCCGATCCAGATGTAGTAAAAGATATGATTAGAGCTCTTAATAAGATATTTCCAATAGAGGGCGATTATAGACATTTTGAAGGGAATTCTCATGCACATTTAAAATCTTCATATATGGGTGTACAAAAGACGATTATTATAAATGAAGGTAAACCTCTTTTAGGAACTTGGCAAGGTGTATATTTCTGTGAATTTGATGGACCAAGAAAAAGGGAAGTATTTATTAAAATTATAGAAGATAAAAAATAA
- a CDS encoding DUF368 domain-containing protein → MIKNILGGMAIGMANMIPGVSGGTIMVLLGLFDKMIKSISNITKVSNPQRKKDIFFLFQILIGAAVGLVVFANIIDWIFKHYPIQTVFWFIGLIVQSIPFVMKKELKGYKVSWLTIILGILTVLLIVYYNPGEQVIEINAYPQVTLMFLIKLIFIGIIIGGTMILPGVSGSMILLIIGQYYLFKTYVANILTLKLVILIPLFFIGIGIMLGIVLISKSTRYLLENHRRVTVSFILGLIIASAFVLIPKDITYDWMEILTAALAFLFGTVVVLGIEKLDG, encoded by the coding sequence ATGATAAAAAATATATTAGGTGGTATGGCAATTGGTATGGCTAATATGATTCCAGGGGTCAGTGGCGGGACAATTATGGTTCTTTTAGGTTTATTTGATAAGATGATTAAAAGTATATCTAATATTACTAAGGTAAGTAATCCTCAAAGAAAAAAGGATATTTTTTTCTTGTTTCAGATACTAATAGGTGCAGCTGTAGGGTTGGTTGTTTTTGCAAATATTATAGATTGGATATTTAAGCATTATCCGATCCAGACTGTATTTTGGTTTATAGGCCTTATAGTGCAGAGTATACCATTCGTAATGAAGAAAGAATTAAAAGGATATAAGGTATCATGGTTAACAATTATTTTAGGTATTTTAACAGTTTTACTAATTGTTTATTATAATCCTGGGGAACAAGTAATAGAGATAAATGCATATCCTCAAGTTACCCTTATGTTTTTGATTAAGCTAATATTTATTGGAATTATTATAGGAGGTACTATGATTTTACCTGGGGTAAGTGGCTCAATGATCTTGTTAATTATAGGTCAATATTATTTATTTAAAACATATGTAGCCAATATATTAACTTTGAAATTGGTTATTCTTATTCCATTGTTTTTCATAGGAATTGGTATAATGCTAGGGATAGTATTGATTTCAAAATCAACGCGATATTTATTAGAAAATCATCGTCGAGTTACTGTTAGTTTTATCTTAGGTCTTATTATAGCTTCTGCATTTGTATTAATTCCAAAGGATATTACATATGATTGGATGGAGATTCTAACTGCAGCATTAGCTTTTCTATTTGGAACTGTTGTTGTATTGGGGATTGAAAAGCTAGATGGGTAG